From Nicotiana tabacum cultivar K326 chromosome 20, ASM71507v2, whole genome shotgun sequence, one genomic window encodes:
- the LOC107828645 gene encoding putative serine/threonine-protein kinase At1g01540 isoform X1, whose product MNCSKVPVLIKFIMVFSISLDLVFSHINISNNCVLNINISSSSEDCTTLDGNWDGFLTQPCCGLPFNRYLQALARWTNQTGHIFLNSTQQIHCLTSMKNSSFDTFSCGIEKLTSGAGGCSDYSEIDIVNELGNILKSLRDDCSLMHSEGGLTKGCNQCLRTWGSLTSKSKNNSMKLEADICRFSMLILLTSQRISDESWIDKIFYCLGDNSLPLVSSVDEIGSETRHRTKFKRDLGILIGGIVGLIVIIITAVWILLKRKNEVKPSSGRYTVSDGSYSEESSYRKLSLKEIYSATDNLIMSNFIGQGIAGKVYKGILADGQYVAIKHIIKDEQMETFVREVTSLSHIRHPNLVSLLGHNDGPNECFLVYELCHNGNLSEWLFGKSKYLSWRQRLEIALDCARSLLFLHSYPQGSIVHRDIKPANILLSANFEAKLSDFGLSKIISIGHSYASSEVRGTFGYVDPEYQKNRHVNSYGDVYSFGIVLLQLLSGQRVINLNLQNPMPLSKMAKNLTKGGNIKEFADPKMEGKFSMEAFELMLKLALVSIGLKQQRPSMEQVVVKLEEALDLSTRVESVHL is encoded by the exons ATGAATTGCTCCAAAGTACCAGTGTTAATCAAGTTTATCATGGTTTTTTCCATATCTTTGGACTTAGTTTTTTCTCATATTAATATCTCCAATAACTGTGTCCTGAATATTAACATTTCTTCATCATCTGAGGATTGTACAACTTTAGATGGAAATTGGGATGGTTTTTTGACCCAACCTTGTTGTGGATTACCTTTCAATAGATATTTACAAGCATTGGCACGTTGGACAAACCAAAcaggacatatctttcttaattcCACACAACAGATTCACTGCTTAACTTCGATGAAGAACAGTAGCTTTGATACTTTTAGCTGTGGCATTGAAAAGTTGACTAGTGGTGCAGGAGGCTGCTCTGATTATTCAGAGATCGACATTGTGAACGAGTTGGGAAACATATTGAAAAGCCTAAGAGATGATTGCAGCCTAATGCATTCAGAAGGAGGACTCACTAAAGGCTGCAATCAGTGTTTGAGGACATGGGGATCATTAACTTCAAAATCGAAAAATAACTCAATGAAACTCGAAGCTGACATTTGTAGATTTAGTATGTTGATTTTGTTAACAAGCCAAAGAATTTCTGATGAGAGTTGGATTGACAAAATCTTTTATTGCCTAGGAGACAACTCTCTCCCTTTAG TATCTTCTGTAGATGAGATTGGAAGTGAAACTAGGCATAGAACAAAGTTTAAAAGAG ATCTTGGGATTCTAATTGGTGGTATAGTAGGGCTTATAGTAATAATAATCACTGCGGTGTGGATCTTATTGAAAAGGAAGAATGAAGTTAAACCATCAAGTGGAAGATATA CAGTATCAGATGGATCTTACTCTGAAGAATCAAGCTATCGTAAACTATCACTTAAAGAAATTTACTCCGCGACTGACAATCTCATCATGTCTAACTTCATAGGTCAAGGCATAGCTG GAAAAGTATACAAAGGAATTCTGGCAGATGGACAATATGTGGCGATTAAGCACATAATTAAGGACGAACAAATGGAGACATTTGTTAGAGAAGTTACAAGTCTCTCGCATATTAGACATCCGAACCTTGTATCCTTGCTAGGACACAATGATGGACCAAATGAGTGTTTTCTAGTTTATGAGCTATGCCACAATGGAAATCTTTCTGAATGGTTATTTg GTAAAAGTAAATATCTCTCGTGGAGACAAAGACTAGAAATTGCACTTGATTGTGCCCGCAGTCTCCTGTTTCTCCATTCGTATCCTCAAGGCTCCATTGTTCACCGGGATATCAAG CCAGCAAACATTCTTCTATCTGCCAACTTTGAAGCTAAACTCTCAGACTTTGGTTTGTCCAAAATTATTAGCATTGGTCACTCTTATGCTAGCTCAGAAGTGAGAGGAACTTTTGGTTATGTTGATCCTGAGTACCAAAAGAACCGACACGTAAATTCTTATGGTGATGTCTATAGCTTTGGGATAGTTCTGCTACAACTATTATCTGGACAAAGGGTTATCAACTTGAATTTGCAGAATCCAATGCCTCTAagtaaaatg GCGAAAAACTTGACTAAAGGTGGGAACATCAAAGAATTTGCTGATCCCAAAATGGAGGGGAAATTCTCAATGGAGGCTTTTGAACTTATGCTTAAGTTAGCTTTAGTTAGCATAGGGCTGAAGCAGCAACGACCATCCATGGAACAAGTGGTTGTTAAACTCGAAGAGGCTCTTGATTTATCAACAAGAGTTGAGTCAGTCCATCTTTAG
- the LOC107828645 gene encoding putative serine/threonine-protein kinase At1g01540 isoform X2, with protein MNCSKVPVLIKFIMVFSISLDLVFSHINISNNCVLNINISSSSEDCTTLDGNWDGFLTQPCCGLPFNRYLQALARWTNQTGHIFLNSTQQIHCLTSMKNSSFDTFSCGIEKLTSGAGGCSDYSEIDIVNELGNILKSLRDDCSLMHSEGGLTKGCNQCLRTWGSLTSKSKNNSMKLEADICRFSMLILLTSQRISDESWIDKIFYCLGDNSLPLVSSVDEIGSETRHRTKFKRDLGILIGGIVGLIVIIITAVWILLKRKNEVKPSSGRYISDGSYSEESSYRKLSLKEIYSATDNLIMSNFIGQGIAGKVYKGILADGQYVAIKHIIKDEQMETFVREVTSLSHIRHPNLVSLLGHNDGPNECFLVYELCHNGNLSEWLFGKSKYLSWRQRLEIALDCARSLLFLHSYPQGSIVHRDIKPANILLSANFEAKLSDFGLSKIISIGHSYASSEVRGTFGYVDPEYQKNRHVNSYGDVYSFGIVLLQLLSGQRVINLNLQNPMPLSKMAKNLTKGGNIKEFADPKMEGKFSMEAFELMLKLALVSIGLKQQRPSMEQVVVKLEEALDLSTRVESVHL; from the exons ATGAATTGCTCCAAAGTACCAGTGTTAATCAAGTTTATCATGGTTTTTTCCATATCTTTGGACTTAGTTTTTTCTCATATTAATATCTCCAATAACTGTGTCCTGAATATTAACATTTCTTCATCATCTGAGGATTGTACAACTTTAGATGGAAATTGGGATGGTTTTTTGACCCAACCTTGTTGTGGATTACCTTTCAATAGATATTTACAAGCATTGGCACGTTGGACAAACCAAAcaggacatatctttcttaattcCACACAACAGATTCACTGCTTAACTTCGATGAAGAACAGTAGCTTTGATACTTTTAGCTGTGGCATTGAAAAGTTGACTAGTGGTGCAGGAGGCTGCTCTGATTATTCAGAGATCGACATTGTGAACGAGTTGGGAAACATATTGAAAAGCCTAAGAGATGATTGCAGCCTAATGCATTCAGAAGGAGGACTCACTAAAGGCTGCAATCAGTGTTTGAGGACATGGGGATCATTAACTTCAAAATCGAAAAATAACTCAATGAAACTCGAAGCTGACATTTGTAGATTTAGTATGTTGATTTTGTTAACAAGCCAAAGAATTTCTGATGAGAGTTGGATTGACAAAATCTTTTATTGCCTAGGAGACAACTCTCTCCCTTTAG TATCTTCTGTAGATGAGATTGGAAGTGAAACTAGGCATAGAACAAAGTTTAAAAGAG ATCTTGGGATTCTAATTGGTGGTATAGTAGGGCTTATAGTAATAATAATCACTGCGGTGTGGATCTTATTGAAAAGGAAGAATGAAGTTAAACCATCAAGTGGAAGATATA TATCAGATGGATCTTACTCTGAAGAATCAAGCTATCGTAAACTATCACTTAAAGAAATTTACTCCGCGACTGACAATCTCATCATGTCTAACTTCATAGGTCAAGGCATAGCTG GAAAAGTATACAAAGGAATTCTGGCAGATGGACAATATGTGGCGATTAAGCACATAATTAAGGACGAACAAATGGAGACATTTGTTAGAGAAGTTACAAGTCTCTCGCATATTAGACATCCGAACCTTGTATCCTTGCTAGGACACAATGATGGACCAAATGAGTGTTTTCTAGTTTATGAGCTATGCCACAATGGAAATCTTTCTGAATGGTTATTTg GTAAAAGTAAATATCTCTCGTGGAGACAAAGACTAGAAATTGCACTTGATTGTGCCCGCAGTCTCCTGTTTCTCCATTCGTATCCTCAAGGCTCCATTGTTCACCGGGATATCAAG CCAGCAAACATTCTTCTATCTGCCAACTTTGAAGCTAAACTCTCAGACTTTGGTTTGTCCAAAATTATTAGCATTGGTCACTCTTATGCTAGCTCAGAAGTGAGAGGAACTTTTGGTTATGTTGATCCTGAGTACCAAAAGAACCGACACGTAAATTCTTATGGTGATGTCTATAGCTTTGGGATAGTTCTGCTACAACTATTATCTGGACAAAGGGTTATCAACTTGAATTTGCAGAATCCAATGCCTCTAagtaaaatg GCGAAAAACTTGACTAAAGGTGGGAACATCAAAGAATTTGCTGATCCCAAAATGGAGGGGAAATTCTCAATGGAGGCTTTTGAACTTATGCTTAAGTTAGCTTTAGTTAGCATAGGGCTGAAGCAGCAACGACCATCCATGGAACAAGTGGTTGTTAAACTCGAAGAGGCTCTTGATTTATCAACAAGAGTTGAGTCAGTCCATCTTTAG
- the LOC107789587 gene encoding uncharacterized protein LOC107789587 isoform X1, whose amino-acid sequence MIKDLIAPLKSLIKVFPHIISKQISSVRFGHGKAQLNAAKSSSSSFSSSEIKVTCTGVIMDLQPLSSTEYIILEEIMCQQFLVVLICLFMASHGHSLRRRCRNRREIRYCMSVRVPKIISHLHSIINNNDSICIDKLRMDRNAFHTLVILTKDIGGLTDSKSMSSSEKLAMFLNILAHHEKNRSIKVDYIRSEWSVSQAFNECLSAILKLTPLLLVDPKPVLEDEVEDRLKWFKGCLGALDGTYIQIRVSSQYKPRYMTRKGEIATNVLGVCDRNLNFTYVLPGWKGSDADGHVLRDAVTRRNGLKIHEGNYYLCDGGYTNGKGFLSPYRGYRYWLKDWRGDNPLPQCKEELFNMRHARARNVIEMTFGLLKGRWGILRSSSWYSVKVHNRIISACCLIHNFIRREMEVDPLDIDMKEQMEYQHENIDVVESSQEWTTWRDELAQSMWNARSNN is encoded by the exons ATGATTAAAGACTTAATTGcccccctcaaatccctaataaAAGTCTTTCCTCATATTATTAGCAAACAGATTTCCTCTGTACGCTTTGGCCATGGAAAAGCACAGTTGAATGCAGCcaaatcctcttcttcttcattttcctcttCAGAGATCAAAGTAACGTGTACAG GTGTTATTATGGATCTTCAACCACTATCAAGTACTGAATATATTATCCTTGAGGAGATAATGTGCCAGCAATTTCTTGTTGTCCTTATTTGCCTTTTCATGGCTAGTCATGGTCATTCTCTAAGAAGACGATGTCGAAACAGGCGAGAGATTAGATATTGTATGAGTGTTCGAGTACCGAAAATTATTTCTCACTTACATTCTATCATAAACAACAATGATAGTATATGTATCGATAAATTAAGAATGGATAGAAATGCCTTTCACACTTTAGTTATCTTAACTAAGGATATTGGAGGTTTGACCGATAGTAAAAGTATGTCAAGTAGCGAAAAGTTAGCAATGTTTTTAAATATCTTGGCTCATCATGAGAAGAATAGATCTATCAAGGTTGATTATATTAGATCGGAATGGAGCGTAAGTCAGGCTTTTAATGAATGTTTGAGTGCTATTCTCAAACTAACTCCATTGTTACTTGTTGATCCTAAACCGGTGCTTGAGGATGAGGTTGAAGATCGATTGAAATGGTTTAAG GGTTGTTTAGGTGCATTAGATGGTACTTATATACAAATTAGAGTTTCATCCCAGTACAAACCAAGATACATGACAAGGAAGGGAGAGATAGCAACTAATGTATTGGGAGTTTGTGATAGAAACCTCAATTTTACTTATGTGTTACCTGGTTGGAAAGGTTCAGATGCCGACGGTCATGTATTACGAGATGCTGTAACAAGAAGGAATGGTTTAAAAATCCACGAGG GTAATTATTATTTGTGCGATGGAGGATATACGAACGGAAAAGGTTTTCTTTCACCTTATCGAGGATATAGATATTGGTTAAAGGATTGGCGAGGTGACAATCCATTGCCTCAATGTAAAGAAGAGCTTTTCAATATGAGACATGCTAGGGCTCGCAATGTTATTGAAATGACATTTGGTCTGCTGAAAGGACGCTGGGGAATTCTTAGAAGCTCTTCGTGGTACTCAGTTAAGGTTCATAACAGGATCATTAGTGCTTGTTGCTTGATTCACAACTTTATCCGCAGAGAGATGGAAGTGGATCCCTTAGACATTGATATGAAAGAACAAATGGAGTATCAACACGAAAATATTGATGTTGTTGAATCGTCCCAGGAGTGGACCACTTGGAGGGATGAGTTGGCTCAATCAATGTGGAATGCAAGATCTAACAATTGA
- the LOC107789587 gene encoding protein ALP1-like isoform X2, which yields MEKLGVIMDLQPLSSTEYIILEEIMCQQFLVVLICLFMASHGHSLRRRCRNRREIRYCMSVRVPKIISHLHSIINNNDSICIDKLRMDRNAFHTLVILTKDIGGLTDSKSMSSSEKLAMFLNILAHHEKNRSIKVDYIRSEWSVSQAFNECLSAILKLTPLLLVDPKPVLEDEVEDRLKWFKGCLGALDGTYIQIRVSSQYKPRYMTRKGEIATNVLGVCDRNLNFTYVLPGWKGSDADGHVLRDAVTRRNGLKIHEGNYYLCDGGYTNGKGFLSPYRGYRYWLKDWRGDNPLPQCKEELFNMRHARARNVIEMTFGLLKGRWGILRSSSWYSVKVHNRIISACCLIHNFIRREMEVDPLDIDMKEQMEYQHENIDVVESSQEWTTWRDELAQSMWNARSNN from the exons ATGGAAAAATTAGGTGTTATTATGGATCTTCAACCACTATCAAGTACTGAATATATTATCCTTGAGGAGATAATGTGCCAGCAATTTCTTGTTGTCCTTATTTGCCTTTTCATGGCTAGTCATGGTCATTCTCTAAGAAGACGATGTCGAAACAGGCGAGAGATTAGATATTGTATGAGTGTTCGAGTACCGAAAATTATTTCTCACTTACATTCTATCATAAACAACAATGATAGTATATGTATCGATAAATTAAGAATGGATAGAAATGCCTTTCACACTTTAGTTATCTTAACTAAGGATATTGGAGGTTTGACCGATAGTAAAAGTATGTCAAGTAGCGAAAAGTTAGCAATGTTTTTAAATATCTTGGCTCATCATGAGAAGAATAGATCTATCAAGGTTGATTATATTAGATCGGAATGGAGCGTAAGTCAGGCTTTTAATGAATGTTTGAGTGCTATTCTCAAACTAACTCCATTGTTACTTGTTGATCCTAAACCGGTGCTTGAGGATGAGGTTGAAGATCGATTGAAATGGTTTAAG GGTTGTTTAGGTGCATTAGATGGTACTTATATACAAATTAGAGTTTCATCCCAGTACAAACCAAGATACATGACAAGGAAGGGAGAGATAGCAACTAATGTATTGGGAGTTTGTGATAGAAACCTCAATTTTACTTATGTGTTACCTGGTTGGAAAGGTTCAGATGCCGACGGTCATGTATTACGAGATGCTGTAACAAGAAGGAATGGTTTAAAAATCCACGAGG GTAATTATTATTTGTGCGATGGAGGATATACGAACGGAAAAGGTTTTCTTTCACCTTATCGAGGATATAGATATTGGTTAAAGGATTGGCGAGGTGACAATCCATTGCCTCAATGTAAAGAAGAGCTTTTCAATATGAGACATGCTAGGGCTCGCAATGTTATTGAAATGACATTTGGTCTGCTGAAAGGACGCTGGGGAATTCTTAGAAGCTCTTCGTGGTACTCAGTTAAGGTTCATAACAGGATCATTAGTGCTTGTTGCTTGATTCACAACTTTATCCGCAGAGAGATGGAAGTGGATCCCTTAGACATTGATATGAAAGAACAAATGGAGTATCAACACGAAAATATTGATGTTGTTGAATCGTCCCAGGAGTGGACCACTTGGAGGGATGAGTTGGCTCAATCAATGTGGAATGCAAGATCTAACAATTGA